One genomic window of Bicyclus anynana chromosome 10, ilBicAnyn1.1, whole genome shotgun sequence includes the following:
- the LOC112046981 gene encoding balbiani ring protein 3, protein MACYRFVVTILVSTSLLITSTEAQCGPNEVERKETDNKSDSCPVPEGQPPNSPANSESNCVCGLLFKRAANGTCIPSRECPPIPCGENEEFDSCPVCSEDCSNKSPDGKRCRFFGKIGITVICQPACRCIANYWRDQYNKCVPFNKCPLCGPNEVEKKETDDESDSCPVPEGQPPNSPVNSESNCVCGPLFKRAANGTCIPSRECPPIPCGENEEFDSCPVCSEDCSNKSPDGKRCRFLGKIGTTVICQPACRCIANYWRDQYNKCVPFNKCPQCGPNEVERKESGDKSDSCPVPEGQPPNSPVNSESNCVCGLMYKRAANGTCIPSRQCPPIPCGENEKFDSCPEVCSDDCSNKSPDGRRCRFIGNALFTVICQPACRCIDYYWRDDCGNCIPYDECPQTSEE, encoded by the exons ATGGCGTGCTATCGGTTTGTTGTAACGATCCTCGTGTCGACGAGTCTCCTTATCACTTCTACTGAAG CTCAATGTGGACCTAACGAAGTAGAAAGAAAAGAGACAGATAACAAATCGGATAGCTGCCCAGTACCCGAGGGACAGCCGCCCAATAGCCCTGCTAACAGCGAGTCGAACTGTGTTTGCGGTCTATTGTTCAAAAGAGCTGCAAATGGAACTTGTATACCATCTCGAGAGTGCC CTCCTATTCCATGTGGTGAAAACGAAGAGTTCGATTCTTGTCCAGTTTGTTCAGAGGACTGTTCCAACAAATCGCCGGATGGTAAACGATGCaggttttttggaaaaataggAATTACTGTGATATGCCAACCAGCGTGTCGCTGCATTGCCAACTACTGGAGAGACCAATATAACAAATGCGTACCCTTTAATAAATGCC CTCTATGTGGACCTAACGAAGTAGAAAAGAAAGAGACAGATGACGAATCGGATAGCTGCCCAGTACCCGAGGGGCAGCCGCCAAATAGCCCTGTCAACAGCGAGTCAAACTGTGTTTGCGGTCCATTGTTCAAGAGAGCTGCAAACGGAACTTGTATACCATCTCGAGAGTGCC CTCCTATTCCATGTGGTGAAAACGAAGAGTTTGATTCTTGTCCAGTTTGTTCAGAGGACTGTTCCAACAAATCGCCGGATGGTAAACGGTGTAGATTTTTAGGGAAAATAGGAACTACTGTGATATGCCAACCAGCGTGTCGCTGCATTGCCAACTACTGGAGAGACCAATATAACAAATGCGTACCCTTTAATAAGTGCC CTCAATGTGGACCTAACGAAGTAGAAAGAAAAGAGTCTGGTGACAAATCTGATAGCTGCCCAGTACCCGAGGGACAACCGCCCAATAGCCCTGTCAACAGCGAGTCAAACTGTGTTTGCGGTCTTATGTACAAAAGAGCTGCAAATGGAACTTGTATACCATCTCGACAGTGCC CTCCTATTCCATGTGGTGAAAACGAAAAGTTTGACTCTTGTCCAGAAGTCTGTTCAGACGACTGTTCCAACAAATCGCCGGATGGTAGACGGTGCAGATTTATAGGGAATGCGTTATTTACTGTGATATGCCAACCGGCGTGCCGCTGCATCGACTACTACTGGAGAGACGACTGTGGCAACTGCATACCCTACGATGAGTGCC CTCAAACTTCAGAAGAATAA